The Erigeron canadensis isolate Cc75 chromosome 1, C_canadensis_v1, whole genome shotgun sequence genome segment ccttttttgttagttttttctGATATTTTATTTGTTCTCATTTAATGTGAGTTATTTTTATCCCGTTGCAAAACGTAAAGTTATAGTATACTTTTTAGATTAACactttgtttaaatttgttcaTATTGAGATATACGAGGTCATATAGAAGATACAGTAACAACTTATGTAAAACATTGACAAGACAAGTGTAAACAAAACTTTTGATATCATGGCCACTCATTATCAAATCATAAAAACTTTACAAGATACTGATTGATATGTAAGATTGAATTTGAAACCTATATGAAATTAACCAATAACTCTACAAAAATAGATAGCATGTGGGCCCAATTTGTATACAAAGAAACGACaaaatgttaatatttttttggatccaattttgtattatatatttttcatgactCCATGAGCATGGTTTCAAGGCCCATATATTAAAACCCAACCCGTTGCTAAAAAGCCTGAAACATGGTCTTTCTTAGGGACTACTTTGGGCTGTGGGGCCCTTGGGCTTGTCTCAAAAACAATTAGCTACCaaattaacttttttgttaGTCTGTATCTGTAAATTTGTAATGCCTTTGATCATAAATTTTGACTGTATAAAGCTCACGACCATATGATCTTATAACTTACAAGGCACCAACTtaatataagaaaagaaaagaaataaaaattatcattattaaaataTGACTACATAAGATTATCACCAAAAATCTATCCACTGCCGTCAATCACAAATACAATCCCAGCTGTAATATAACCAGGGTCATAACCTGCGAAAATTTCAGAGACATTGTGCAACTATCAAAATGAGCCCCTATGCTACAATATATATTCATGGTATGGTATATAGCATAAACTCAAGTTTTAACAATTCAACTCAACTATCATTGGAGAAAATAGTCTAGATACCCAAAAACCATCTTCAATATATGaaaatacccaacttttttcgaattcaccaaaaatacccataaaatcgCAAGACCGCAAGGAGGAGTTGCGGATCGCAAGCCTTGCTTGCTATtccttgcgatccgcaagcaaGTCTTGCGATCCGCAAGGAGTTCTTGCAATCCGCAAGCAAGGCTTgcgattttgaatttttttgacttatggataagattttttttGAGATTTTCTTGTACTTGTTAAGATAGCAATCggatttttatgtattttttttacttatgaatttaccaacaaCCTTACACCATAAACAAAACCAtagtttattgtttttttcaatttgcaaagtaaaaggtatgtttttcttagctaataagtatttagtatttaattttgttttgtttgaaacGTAGAGTTAGGATGGAAGTTTGAGGCTGAACTCTGAGTCTTCTTAGGTACTGGTGTGTCACTAAGAACTGAGACGGTTTCTATGTTTTCATTATGgaaaattgttatttaacaaGTGAAATTTGCTACCTGTTTGTGTTTCTTTGATCATGGTAATCCTGAAAGACATAAATATAGTAACAAAGCTAAGATTAAAATTCATTAAATAGTAATTTCAACAGGTTTTATCAAGAAAATGGACCACGTTATTACTGGACTCGAGTCAGAAGTGTAAATTGGTCAATATTTTGTTGCTCTGTGCTTGAAACTTACAGAAACTcgatgataaatatttttgagcAAACAGGTTTTTTAGTTGACTAGAGATAAAAGAAAGTTTCAACTTTGTACATGTCATTATTTGGCTGGGTTTTTGGTAGTTGGTATTGTTGTTTCAAAAACCCTTGTATCTTTTTAGTAGTTGTTTATCAACATTGTAAATACAAAATTGGTCCTCGTGGTTTGCCACTTTTTGCAACGGCATTAAATACTAAATACTTATTAGCtaagaaaaatatatcttttactTTGCAAActgaaagaaacaaaaaattatggtGTTGTTTATGGTGAAAGGTTCTTGGTAaattcataagtaaaaaaaagtacataaaaatcTGATTGCTATCTTAACAAGTACAAGAATATCTCACAAAAAATCTTATTCATAAGTCAAAAAAAGTCGAAATCGCAAGCCttgcttgcggatcgcaagaCTTGCTTGCGCATCGCAAGGATTCCTTGCGATCCGCAACTCCTCCTTGCGGTCTTGcgattttatgggtatttttggtgaatttgaaaaaagttgggtattttCATATATTGAAGATGGTTTTGGGGTATCCAGgctattttctcttttttaaaccttattattattattattattattattattatcatactactcatttattttttaatatggaGGTCCCACCCGATAGGGTAGTGATTTGTATACCACCTATGTTTAGTTGTACACCACCAAATGTGCTTTACGGTATTATAAAGAACAACCCTCTAAATTAAACACATTTGGTGGTgtatgattattattaattattgggTTAAATGCAAATTTCATCCCTATGGTTATTCGAAAAATGGGTGTTTCATCCCTctgttagtttttaattttttttcaacccTATGGTGCGACTTCGTCCCTGTCCCCGTTAACTCCCCTCTAAGTGCAAGTCACGTGAAGGGCATTTTCGTCcttttactttctttctttctaacaGCCCAGAAaccccttttatatatatatatatatatatatgaacatacaTGTTGCATTACATATTCATAATCACTTTACCATACTCGAATCAAGATTCACATCGAATCAAAGCAAAAGTCTAGTTACACTTTTTCTAGATTACATTTTCACCAAAGCTATATCTTTTTAATCTTTTGCTTCTCCCATTTTTCACACTTTTCAAAGATTTAAAGCAAATACAagcacacaaatatatatatatatatatatatatatataggaaaaaatgagtatgaggctgttatacacctaacttgggtgaaaaacccctcacaaactaatattttaatattttaaataaatacatggccccccatgatttttaccttttaaaaaaaggtatgtgaggggtttttcacccaacttgggtacctaacagcctcatattcccttcccccatatatatatatatataatatcagaTTGCCTTTCCTATTTAATAAATGCcttttaaatctatatttataaaccATCAAATAAGAACTTACCTACAATTTGCTATGGAATTAGAATCATCATTGaacgataattaaattaaaaaaatcaaatgaaaacAAAACTTACAGGCGTGGCTACAATTTGCTATTGATTAATAGTGATATGAACGAGTAAAGCTTTGCTACTGGAGTTCAACAGTGAAAAGGATGTGGTTGTCGGTGGTGTTAGGATCTGAATAGTTGTCGGTGGTGTGGCCAACCACAGTAAGCGAGAAAGGGGGATCAATGCTCACGGTGGCTAGAGTCTGGCAGAGTGGTGGTTGTGGACTTGCGGTTGGTATTGTCAATTTTTTCCTTAAATTCTATAGAaacccaaattttattttatttttttaaaaaaaattcactagTATTTTTGGAGAATAAATCTTAGATAGCATAATACTAGGTGGTTTTGTAACTAATATTTttccatttgtttttttaatgaattcgATCATTGAAAACTATTTTGATTATGTCTATATACATATCTGGTATTAGAtctatgatattttttttagtttattgatttgATTGGGATATTAATAACGAAAAAGTGGAAAAACATCTTAAGTATGTATTTATAGttggtgaaaataaaatctaaaagaCTGAACTTTTGCGTTTAGATCCATTCAATGTATGGATCTTGTCAAAAAATTTCTGGGTTGTATTTGAAGGTCGAAGAAGAACAAGGATGAAGATggataaaatgacaaaaatgtcCTCATGTTGGGAGATTTAACAACAGGGATGAATGATTTTTAACGGAAGTTAGACCACAAGGATGTAAATAACTCAAAAAGTAACGGAGGGATGaaaaaccaatttttgaaaaaccacatggacgaaatttgcatttaacccttaattattattatttgaatgaAACAAGATTAACCGAGCAACAAATTTACACGAGTTACGTCTGAACCACATTCAAACAAAAACAGAAcaaaatacattaaaattttaaacaacccCATCTCAAAAAAACCGAAACACTAAAACCGTTGTCCAAAAACACATTACCAACACACCAAATAAATCCAATAGGTATGGATCCAATTCACGTTGGCCATGCATAATGAATtaatattttccttttataGAAGTTACATACATTTTCCTCATTACAATGTCCTTTATCTTGTAGTACTATATACTTAAATCttgcattttaaaaaaatatatatttttataaaaaaaaatgcattaaATATCGCTTGGATTTCTTCGGTTTTCCTTTTTGGTGTTTGACAGTTTCATGTTCTTATAGTTTGTcatctttattatttttcttttttacaggagtttttttatttttatttatcccATCTTCAATAGCAAATTATATCATTTGTTATTTCTTGGCTTTCTATGATTTGATACGTAGAAAATCTGTCATCATGAAATTATGCAAATTTAAATCATAATGTCGTTTTTAATTTTCGGGTCATAAtgtgttcaaaaacttttaCAAGATTATGCAACATTGGGTCTTATAGGTTTGTTTTTGTGTATGTGAAAAACTATGATGGAATTTATGTCATATTGAACCAAATAAAATTGTCACAACTCATGCAATTGTGAATGATAAGCAAAATCCATATATGGGTCTTCTTTGAGTTCACATATTTATTGTCACTTTGAAGAAAATAGTGTGTCATCGGATAGAAGAGTGAAGATGGGCATAATAAGCACTATTATGGGGGCCTTTGGTTTTGGAATCGGAATCGTATTTGGACTTGCGATTGGTtattttttcttcatctttatcCAATCATCTGATGTTCAGGTTTACTTCTTATATCTTTACTCATGTTCTTTGATCTACATTGATAAGTAAATgagatatatattgtttattcaTAAGTTGACATTTCCTtcattgtttttgttatatatattgtcaaGACTCCTGAAATTCGGGCTTTGGTTGATCAAGATGAGCCAGCCCTTCAAAGAATGTTCCCGGAAATACCAGTTTGGGTGAAAAATCCTGACCACGATCGTGTATGTTTTTGCTTAAGATTATCGTCACAGGTtgcaaaaaaattatttatattaaaagagtTTACTTATGGTTTTTTATGTGATATCTGTTTATTCACAGGTTGATTGGCTTAATAGGTTTATTGAACTAATGTGGCCATACTTAGACAAGGTACTTTACTAGTTATAGTACTCATTTTTTGTTTGAGTGTTTTAAACTTGCCAATAATAGAAACATGAcatttttccatgttttttgtAGGCAATTTGTAAGACCATACGAGCAATAGCCGAGCCCATGATCAAAGAACAGACTCCTCAGTACAAGATTGATGAAGTAGAATTCGATTCACTTACATTAGGCACCTTACCACCTACTTTTCAAGgtcaaaattctttttaatcTCAAATTATAGTGAATCTCTTGATTTTTAATGTTTCTGTCAAACTTGTTTATGATGATGTTAGTAATTTTAGGAATGAAAGTTTATACTACCGATGAAAAGGAGTTGATTTTGGAACCGTCGTTCAAATGGGCTGCAAATCCTAACATTCTAATAGCCATTAAGGCTTTCGGGTTGAGACCTACAGTCCAAGTGGTTGATTTGCAAGTGTTTGCTTCTCCAAGGATCACTTTGAAGCCATTAGTCCCAACCTTCCCCTGCTTTTGTAAAATTCTGGTCTCTCTCATGGACAAGGTAACCAATTTTCAAAACTAAATACTAAAGAATGCATGCAAGTATGCAATTTTAGGTCTAACCAATGACTTTGGTAGAAATTGGTCATGGgttcaagttgatttttagTCAAAATCTTCAGTTACATCTATTTGTTTTTTCAGCCTTATGTTGATTTTGGACTAAAATTAATCGGGGCAGATCTCATGTCGATTCCTGGCTTGTATGGATTTGTCCAGGTAATCTGTTTTTTGCCTGTTATCCTTTCAGATCTTCATGAAATTCCATATAGTCTCGTATGAGGACAATCTAAGAGTTGAAAGTTTGGacttttaattaaaagattattattGTAACTAGAATTTATCGTATATATATGGACTAAAGGTGGAAAAATGAGTTAGTTGAgcaggttgggtaacgggtTAGGGTCAAAATGAGTACTTTTTTTGTAGGTCGACTGGTCGAGCTCAACTAAAACATTTTTGTGAATGCTTTAATATTGTATTAGAAAAAGGTCAACTATGATTATAGAAATCACTCGTATGTTACTTAGATTCAAACGTACTCCGTAATGTTTTGAATAAAGTGATTTAGTAGGCTGCATATGCATTAATAATACACTTAGGGTGACATTTGACCCATTCAAGTGAAAACATAACCCGAATCAgcccatttataagtaaatgggcCAAAAGCGCCACCTCTACATCTGATATGGATGCACCTCGGTGACACTTGTTTCTCATACAGGAGCTTATCAAAGATCAGGTTGCAAATATGTACTTATGGCCGAAAGTACTTGAGGTGCCAGTATTGGATCCTGCAAAGTAAGTAtccataattgttttttaatttgcaTAAAGAAACACATAAGAATACTAATTACATTCTTAAATGGCAGAGCTATGAAACGACCCGTTGGAATGTTAGCTGTGAAAGTTATAAAAGCAATGAAGCTTAGAAAGAAAGATCTATTGGGTGCTTCTGATCCTTATGTCAAACTGAAACTGACTGATGACAAACTTCCATCAAAGAAAACGACGGTGAAACACAAGAACTTGAATCCAGAATGGAATGAAGAATTCAGTCTAGTTGTGAAAGATCCTGAGGCCCAAGCTCTTGAAATTATGGTTTTTGACTGGGAATCGGTACGTCTGAATTTAATATTACTTAGGCTTCATAAATCAAACGTATGATTGTTCTTTGGTTATGTAGGTAGGGAAACATGATAAAATGGGGATAAATGTTGTGCCATTAAAAGATCTTACACCTGAAGAACCAAAAACTGTAACTCTTGATCTGTTAAAGAACATGGACCCAAACGACCCACATAATGATAAGTCACGTGGCCAAGTCGTTATTCAAATGGTATACAAACCATTTAGTGAAGATGAAATGCCAACTGATGCTGAAGATGTAACTACAATACAAAAGGCTCCTGAAGGTACCCCTGAGGGTGGAGGCTTGCTTGTTGTTATAATTCATGAAGGTGAAGATCTTGAAGGAAAACATCACACAAATCCATCAGTTCGTTTGGTTTTTCATGGCGAAGAAAGAAGAACTAAGGTTGGTCTTTGTTTTTATAGTCATTTGATGATAAAATTACTACAATACGTTAAGTTGTGCATTTATAaccatttttgattttgatggttCTTTTAGCATATAAAGAAGAACCGGGATCCAAGATGGGAAGAAGAGTTTACGTTTACATTAGAAGAGCCGCCAATAAATGAGAAAATGCATTTGGAAGTTGTTAGTAATTCCAAAAGGATGGGACTAATTCATCCTAAGGTACAATGAATCCTTGATTACCAGTTTCGatttatacagtatatatacaaacttgtttcacatgtttttttggtCAGGAATCTTTGggttatatagatataaaccTTGGAGATGTTGTGGAGAACAAACGGATCAACGAGAAATACCATCTCATCGACTCAAAGAATGGGAAACTTCAGGTGGAGATGCAATGGAGAGCTTCCACCTAGATGGCCACGGCGAACAAAATGTCACATTTACCAGTCGAGATTTATTAATAAACGCATGCTATCTCCAAAGCAAAAGTATATGAGTTCTTAGTAGGCATCCAAATCTTAATTATACCAAGGTATATGACATCTTTAAGCATTCATGTGGTTTATGTAAACTTCTGAGTTATATGGTCAGCAGATAAGCCCCTCCAAGAAACTGATTTCGGGTTCTTAGCAGAAATAGGTTTGAGTTTATGATGATACAGGAACATAtaattcatcttcttcttcttttttttattttattattttgtgttAATGTTATGTAACACATAGGGCTGTCTTTATTTAAGTTTTGGGGTTCAAGCCTCGATGAGATTGCTTTATAAAGAAATTATTCAATTAAGTTAGTAGTATCGAGAGATGTGATTGATTAGGGGGTGTTTGAAATTGCGTTTTGAAGAAATTACATTTGATTGTTGCAGTTATAAAATGCAAATAATGAGAGAAAAGTGTTTAACTAGAAAGTACAGTAATTATTTGCGTTTTTAAGAAAGAAACTCAGtaagaaactaaaaaagaaattcACAATAAACTACCTCGTATAGCAATGTTGCCGTTACTTAAAAGTTATGCACTTTGAGATTATGATCGATCTTTCCGTCTTTTGAGTTTGATGGCTAATATTGGGGCATGTTAAGACTATCATGTCGACACTTGAGTTTGTATGGGCTTTTATGGGCTAGATTTAAGCGTTGACTTTGCCTGTGCCTGGGCTTTAGCCCATTTGTGTACTGGGTCGATCTCTGGTTTTGGAATTTACCTTTCGCTTTCGGAAAATACAACATGATTTAAGCATGTTATCTTTTATGAGCACTAAgcataatactcgtataatatattAACTAGCTAATCaccccgggttcaacccgggttaaCTTATAAACGCTTTACAAATTAACTGAATTATATCCgggtagttttaaaatatattatcatgttaaaatgtataataacaacgttaaataaattgaaaggttataataagttattatgtaGATAACGAAACTAAAGGGAAACAGAACATGTGCAGCTGTGGACACATGTTGAAACACATACggatgataaaaacaaaaaagtaaaacctATCCAAAAAGAACTATAGTTTTCTGCCTATTATAACGaaaaattaaggtgattaaaaacttacataatagtgtgaacatttaataaaaatttatattaatgagatatatttataaaaagaaggatattataaaattaatatgatgatgttataattaattaaaaagatgcaTGAGAgtacataaattttaaaactctTATGCTAtcacaattcttttttatttatataatataatataatgattttaaaaaaattattaaccaaatatgacatcataaatagaataaaaacatttttaaaaaatttgtagatATCACatatcataattgtttttaaaaatagtttaaaaaacaatccttctttatttattatatatataaagattttgacAAAAGATAGTTTGGTTTCTTTTCACTTCCAAAGTGCGACAACCGGCCTAAAAAATAATCGTCGCTCGTGAATCTCGAGATGCAAAGATTATGCTAATTTGTTTACTTCTAGAAACTCTTAAGTCAATAAATCAacaacataatatttaatttttatatatgcaaAACTTACATTATTTCACTGGACAAGATAAGGTAGGCAGTTCTATAGGGGCCATGATTAAGATGAAGCAAGTAGAAAAATTACATTTAGAAAATCAAACAGaaacttatattatttaaaagttCAACACAATTTACATATTTATCATGTGGAACTTAGACTTTAGTAGCATGATCTTATCAACACtgatagaaaaaataaagagaaaatatcacaaatggtccctgtggtttgttaTATTCGTATTTTGCTTCCTgtgttttttttcgttgcaaatagTCCTtgggtttttcatttttgttgtcAGCGGTCCttgacactaacttctgttagttttaGGTTGTTAGTAagggtataatcgtccattCATACAACCACTACATATACACTTTTATCTCCCTCAAGTTCTTGTAACACTAGAGTACTCATCTTCAACCTTCTTTCATATTAATACTACCTATCTAACTAGTGTGTGACTTTCCAATCTATTTACCATTAAAAACTTATTCATTCACATAAAAATCATGTAATATGTATAGAGGTGTGGGAAGAGGACGAAGCACAAAGTAGAAAAAAATACAGAAAACTTTCAAAGAAACAAagcaataaacaaaaaatttccAAGTTATTTTCTTGCAgccatttttttcatttcttggTTTTGTCTTCAATCGCATACTTACTTTTTTCTCATATATGCAATACAAACAATCACAATTTCTTATCAGATCGCATATACAACCCACAAACTccatatattatcaaaaatagatatatatacactgtttttagtatacatataatatgtatattatcaaaaatagataaattaaagACCACTGGAAACGAAAATGAAAAACCGGGGGActatttgcaacgaaaaaaagcACAAAAGGCAAAAGGCGAATATGACAAACCACATAGACCacttgtgacattttctcaaaaATGAAAGGAGGGGAGTAATCTCAATCCCTTTTCTATTTACAAGTTTGACTAGAATATCAACATTTAAATGTAGGTTACTAATTGGGGTATGTAGATATGTGGTAGAACATCTCTAGATAACATCTTGGGCATGAGTACATGACATGAAAACAGATTCAAAAACACTTCATGATTCTCCGATTAAGTTATATACATCTGAATCAATGATTCGTTCTCTTAGTTATCAAGCAGCTTGGttgaacttttttattttgttttaacgGCATTaattgtttttggatttttgtttTGACTTCGAAATAAGGATCGTTTTATACTTTtgtgttaaatacttaaatttcATATGTATTGGTATTTAGTTGTTTAGTTATATACTCGCAATGATTCACAAGCTCTACTAGTCTCGCATAAATAAAAAACGTGCAACATAAAACCATCAATAATAACTACTCTGCTAAATAACCTTTACAGATTTTTTATCTCCTGCTAGTAATATAAGttagttatttttaatttttaattttgtaactCTGGCTTATAGAGAATATGCAACTGTTGTAACATTCTTATCccttttttttgaaataaaacctatatataaaaagtcaGATTTGCGGATTAAAATAATACGGACCATAAGTTTGGTCCATGTCCTAAAATATGCAAAGACTTTTTACGGAAGCCTTTTTAGCGGAGACAATTGAAGTGTTGTTGATTCTCTTTTGGTCCACTAAATAAAACATTGCATTCGGACCACCATTAAAAAGGTCCAATCATATCCATTACCCAATGGCATTCGATTTAATAGATCATTACAATCTCTAAATTATATGTTAaagtttatttaaaacattatataaaatattttttgaaaagtattaatatattaaaatttaacgGTTTTTATCACCCGAAATTTTATTGCCTAAATTGTTCTCAAcaattattttttgtatataaatatatatatatattccatcaTCACTCACTTATATTCTACCAGTTCATAGTAGGGAATCCACCCTCCATCCAACACTTGGGAAAGAATATGAGCATCTTAACGCTCCCCCACATATGATAGTTATATTTAGTTCTTCTCAACAATAATATACATTTGAACATTGTTATATATGTCGTACATTGGAGTAGGGACTAACACTTAGAGTAAATAAGTTTAGGCTTTAACACACGTCACCGCTAATAACTAAAAGTCATTCcctaaaatgaataaatatcgGATTTTGTAGTGGTGTACCTATGGAGTACTAGTGGCATAAGACCCTAacgtacataaaaaataaatataaaagaccTTTGTGTGTGACTTGGTCTTTAAGAGGAAAATGATATACTTATCAttcattttgatatttttctcACAACAATGAATTATTGACTTATACAGTATAAGCAGTATATGATGAATTGACTTGACTTGAGTAGAACTCACTATATTTGATTTTGCTCCCTATATTGGATTTTGCTTTTAGTCTTATAGTAGTGATTTTGAAAAACCGGTCTTTAATTTTGTACTTGGTTAATGATCATGTTGTTTACACTGCCATCGTTGTCTCCTGAAGTATCCTTGTCTCTTGACTACTCATTTGTTATCTTCGAAATTTTCTATCAAAGCCAAGAGGCATTTGACCAATGGCAAGTGGTCTAATTAAATTTGTCACACGCACACACACAGAAATATTCTCAGAAAATTATATATCCGTATAATTAGAACTTTGGACGTAACGTCTGTTTCCCACCATCGTAGTGGTTTTCGCATGATATGGAAATGAGTGAATAGATACTCTATGAGGAGCAATGTTGTTGTGCCCACTACCCATTGGCATAAAGGTACTTTTTATAGAACTTACGTTTTTaccttcatattttttttgttttcataagATACTATCTCCAATTGAACTCTTTGGCTAAAGGAATAATAGATTGGCAAAAATATACTAATGCTCATACATTCCGTGGttagtaattaaaatttaaagagGAAAAAATAATGACTTTATGCGATATCTATTTTTAAATctttgcaattgatcaaactaCATAAATATAAGCACGTTTTTAGGCCATATCGTATGCTTCTCGTTTTGTAAGAttttatggaattttttttataattttttacaaCTAAAGATATTTTTTAAAGAGCCTCATTGTGAATGAGCCAATGAGGCATGACCTGGGCTTTCATCAATGTCCAAATTAGAAGTGGCTAATTAGGTGATTTAGGGTGATTTCGGTTTTAGAAGCCATTAGGTATGGGTAAAAAAGTTTGTGTAAAATCAtatcaaattaataaataaaataaaaactattagAGGGcaaaaatgtaatatatattaaattgttTGTAGTGGGTGAAGTAAAAACATTAGTAGAAAAATCACCTCCTATACCATTAAATCGTTGTCTATGTTCGTGTAGTTATTTGTGCGTCGAATTtcgatttatatttatataaacaatcGACATTGACTTTGGATGGATCCACACGAATAAAAGTATAAGAAAAAGTCGGCACATATACCCTTTAAAGTTGGTAGAATA includes the following:
- the LOC122585118 gene encoding synaptotagmin-2-like produces the protein MGIISTIMGAFGFGIGIVFGLAIGYFFFIFIQSSDVQTPEIRALVDQDEPALQRMFPEIPVWVKNPDHDRVDWLNRFIELMWPYLDKAICKTIRAIAEPMIKEQTPQYKIDEVEFDSLTLGTLPPTFQGMKVYTTDEKELILEPSFKWAANPNILIAIKAFGLRPTVQVVDLQVFASPRITLKPLVPTFPCFCKILVSLMDKPYVDFGLKLIGADLMSIPGLYGFVQELIKDQVANMYLWPKVLEVPVLDPAKAMKRPVGMLAVKVIKAMKLRKKDLLGASDPYVKLKLTDDKLPSKKTTVKHKNLNPEWNEEFSLVVKDPEAQALEIMVFDWESVGKHDKMGINVVPLKDLTPEEPKTVTLDLLKNMDPNDPHNDKSRGQVVIQMVYKPFSEDEMPTDAEDVTTIQKAPEGTPEGGGLLVVIIHEGEDLEGKHHTNPSVRLVFHGEERRTKHIKKNRDPRWEEEFTFTLEEPPINEKMHLEVVSNSKRMGLIHPKESLGYIDINLGDVVENKRINEKYHLIDSKNGKLQVEMQWRAST